The genomic segment CGCTGCGCCGCCGCGCGCCGCGCCGCACCCACGAGCAGTGGCCCGGGCTCGTACCCGGCCCGCAGCCGGAGGACGCGGGCGGCCCAGCGCCGAACCTGGACGGGCTGGTCCTGCTCGATCTGCCCGACCACGACTCCGCCCTCCCCGGGCACCGCCGCCAGGTGGACCGGCTGCTCGGCCTGGTCGACGCCGTGGTGTGGGTCGTCGACCCGGAGAAGTACGCGGACGCGGTCCTGCACGAGCGCTATCTGCGCCCGCTGGCGGGCTATGACGAGGTCACCTTCGTGGTTCTCAACCAGACCGACCGGCTGCCCGGCGACGCCACCCACCGGGTGCTCCACGATCTGCGACGGCTCCTGGACGAGGACGGCCTGGCCGTCGGCGAACACGGCGAGCCGGGGGCGGTGGTGCTGGCGCTGTCGGCGCTGACCGGGGAGGGCGTCGGCGAGCTGCGGGAACAGCTCGCCCGTTTCGTGGCGGCCCGCACGGCGGCCGAACGCAGACTGGCCGCCGATGTGGACGGTGCCGCGGACCGGCTCGAGCCGGTCTGCCTCGCCGAGGGCTGGACCGGGCTCTCCGCGCGGGGGCGTGAGGAGTTCGAGGACCGGCTGGCCGCTTCGGTCGGCGCCGCGGCCGCCGGACAGGCCGCCGAACGCGCCTGGCTGAGCCGGGCGGAACAGGCGTGCGGAACCCCGTGGACCAGGCTCCGCCACCGCCGCGCGTCCGGGCGGTCACCCGTTCCCCCGGCGGCGGCGCTGCCCGCGGCGGACGGCCCGGCGGCCACCGCGGAAACCGGCACCGCACCGGACTCGGCCACGGACTCGGCCACGGACACGGGAACGGACACGGGAACGGGAACGGGTACGGGCAGCGGTGAGCCGGGGGCGCGGGCCGCCCGTGCCGTGGTGGAACAGGCCGTGCGGAACCTGGCCGGTGACGCGACCGCCGGCCTGCCGGAGCCCTGGGCCCGCGCGGTGCTGGACACCGCCGTGAGCGGGACCGAGGGGCTGGCGGAAGCCCTCGACCGGGCGGCCGTCCGGCCGCTGCCCGGTGTCAGGCCGGCCCGGCCGCGCTGGTGGGCGGCGGTCTCGGCCACCCAGTGGCTGCTGCTCGCGCTGCAAGCGGCCGCCGCCGTATGGCTGGTGGCGGTGCTGACGGCCGGACCGGCCGGCGACTGGCCGCGGCCGGCGCTGCTGCTGGCCGCCGCCTCGCTCGGCGGTCCGCTGCTCGCCCGCGTCTGCCGGCTCGCGGCCCGGGGCCCGGCCCGGCTCCACGGCCGGGACACGGAGCGGTGGCTGCGCGACGCGTCCGCGGCCTGCGGCCGGTCCCGGGTGCTGGAACCGGTGGCCGCGGAACTGCTGCGCTACCGCGAGGCGCGGGCCCAGCACGCGGTCACCGCGGGTGGCCCCGGGCTTTTGTAACGTCCGGTCATCCTCCGCAAGAACCCTTCCGGGTGAGCCTGTTGTCCACAACCGGTGAGTAGTCCACAGGCCCGAGCGGACTCCGGCGGAGGCGGCCACGATGGCTGCCCTACGGACCGGCTGCCTCCACGGAGACCGGTGCCACAGGGACCGGACGAGCAGCGGACGGACCGCCGGGAGAGCGGGCCGCAGGAGACCAGGGGAGGGCGGATTCGATGAACGAGACCGTGCTGACGGTGACGGGCAACGCGGCGACGCGGGTGGACTGCTGGGAGGCGGCGGACGGGCTGATGGTCGCCCGCTTCCGCCTGGCCGCCACGGCGCGCCGCTGGGACCGGCAGCGTGAGGCGTGGACGGACGGCCACACCAGTTTCTTCACCGTGTGGACGCGCCGGACGCTGGCCGCGAACGTCGCCGCCTCGGTGACCGTGGGCGAACCGCTCATCGTCCGGGGCCGGCTGCGGGTCCGCGAGCAGGAACACGAGGGCAGGCAGCGGCTGTCGGCGGACATCGACGCGACGGCGGTGGGTCACGACCTCTCGCGGGGCACCTCCGCGTTCCACCGGGTGTCGCGCTCCGTTCCGGAGCTGACGGCCCGTCGCGCCGCCGCGGCCCAGGGGCGGCCGGGCGCTCCACCGGGGATGCCGGCGGGAGCGGTGGCGGGGGCACCGGAGAGAGCAGCGGGAGCCGAGCCGGCCGCCGGTGGCCGGCCGCGGGCGGACTCCTCGCCCCCGCGCTCGGGCGCCGGTCCCTGAACGTCCGGATTGCGGGACTATCCCAGCCTTCCGGCGAGCTGTTCCGGCCTGGGGGTTGTGCTCCGAATCCGCCGTGAATGCTCCGGCGGCGGCAAGCGGATTTGTCGATAATCCCAGGTCAGAAACGCGTTCCCGTATAACGATTCCGCTTCGGAACGCTTATCGGATGAACTGGCCGGTCATCCGGTCACACTTCCTTCCTAAGATCCCCTGCGTAGCCACGGGGGCTTACAGGTTTGACCGCGAGGCGCTCCCAAGGCTGCCTCGCTCGGAGGGGAAATTTCATGATCTCTGTACGCAGGCGGGGCTCTGCCCGCCTTGCCGCCGCGGTTCTGGCCTCCGGCCTCGTCGCGGCGGGTGCGATAGCCACCGCCGCACCGGCTGTCGCGGACGACACCGTCCCGTTCGAGGGTGGTGTGACCGCCACCCTCAACGGCCTCGAGGTGTTCGATGACGCCGTCATCACCCACAAGGACGGCAAGAAGCAGAAGGTGGGCGCCGGTCTCTTCGGGATGACCGTCAACGGCGGCGGCAGCCTGCAGACCTACTGCATCGACATCGCCAACCCGACGCAGAAGAAGGCCCAGTACGAGGAGAAGTCCTGGGACCAGACCTCGCTGCACAACAACGCCGACGCGGGCAAGATCCGCTGGATCCTGCAGAACTCCTACCCGCAGGTGAACGACCTCGCCGCGCTGGCCGAGGCCGCCGGTGCCGGCAGCCTCACGGAGAAGACCGCCGCGGCCGGCACCCAGGTCGCCATCTGGCGCTACTCCGACCAGGCGAACGTCGAGGCCAAGAACCCCGAGGCCGAGAAGCTCGCGGACTACCTGGAGAAGTCGGCGCAGAACCTGGAGGAGCCGAAGGCGTCGCTCATCCTGGACCCGCCGGCCGTCTCCGGTAAGCCCGGTGACCGCCTCGGCCCGATCAAGGTGCAGACGAACGCCGAATCGGCCACCGTCGAGCCCGGTGCCGCCGCGGCCGACGTCAAGGTCGTCGACAAGAACGGCCAGCCGGTCACCAGCATCGCCAACGGCGGTGAGCTGTTCTTCGACGTGCCGACCGACACCCCGGCCGGCTCCACCTCGCTGAACGTCAAGGCCACCACCAAGGTCGAGGTCGGCCGCGCCTTCGCCAGCCCGACCAAGAGCCAGACCCAGATCCTGGCCGGCTCCAGCGAGTCCACCGTGACCGCCACCGCCACGGCGGAGTGGGCCAAGACCGGTGCCGTCCCGGCCGTCTCGGCCACGGAGAACTGCACCAAGGGCGGTGTGGACGTGACCGCGTCCAACGAGGGTGACGAGCCGTTCACCTTCGAGCTCGGCGGTCAGAAGCACACCATCGAGGCGGGCAAGTCCGAGACCGTCACCCTTCCGGTGAAGGAGGACCAGGCCTACAAGTTCACCATCACCGGTCCGAACGGCTTCGAGAAGACCTTCGAGGGTGTGCTCGACTGCGAGACCGTCGGCACCGACGAGGGCCCCGTGCCGTCCTCGGAGCCGAGCCCGGCCACGGCCGGCGGTTCCGGTGACGAGGCCGGCGACGCCGACTCCGACGCCCCGGCCGGTGAGGGCGACCTCGCCGAGACCGGCAGCAGCAGCGCCACCCCGGTGATCGCGGGCGTCGCGTTCGCCCTGGTGCTGGCCGGTGGAGCCACCGTCTTCCTCCTCCGCAGGAAGAAGGCCGCCACCGCGGGTGAGTGACCCCGGACGCGCCGGCCGCAGGCCGGACCGGCGCGGTGCGCACCCTCCGCGGTGACCTGTGAAAAACCCGAGTGAAGGGCCGGAATCCCCCAGGGATTCCGGCCCTTCGCCGTGCCCGGGCCGCTCCGGACCGGCTCCCGTTCCGCGGCCGGCCGGCCCTCCGGGGCGCGGGACGTGCCGCTGCGGGGCCCGGCCCCGCCGCCGCACCGCCGCCCGGCGCGTCCGCGACGCGGACAACGGGTTTCCGGTCGGGAGCGGCGGTACGGCAAGATGGGTGTACCCACCCACCCATCGATTGCCGGACGGTTTCTCTTGGCTGAGTTCATCTACACCATGCGCAAGACGCGCAAAGCGCACGGCGACAAGGTGATCCTCGACGACGTCACGCTGAGCTTCCTGCCCGGCGCGAAGATCGGCGTCGTCGGCCCGAACGGCGCCGGCAAGTCGACGGTTCTCAAGATCATGGCCGGGCTGGAGCAGCCGTCCAACGGCGACGCCTTCCTCACCCCCGGCTACAGCGTCGGCATGCTCCTCCAGGAGCCCCCGCTGGACGAGACCAAGACCGTGCTGGAGAACGTCCAGGACGGCGTCCGCGAGACCATCGACCAGCTCCAGCGGTTCAACGAGATCGCCGAGCAGATGGCCACCGACTACTCCGACGCGCTGCTCGAGGAGATGGGCAAGCTCCAGGAGAAGCTCGACCACGCGAACGCCTGGGAGCTGGACAGCCAGCTGGAGCAGGCCATGGACGCCCTCGGCTGCCCTCCCGGCGACTGGTCCGTGACCACCCTCTCCGGCGGTGAGCGCCGCCGCGTCGCCCTCTGCAAACTGCTGCTGGAGGCCCCCGACCTGCTGCTGCTCGACGAGCCCACCAACCACCTGGACGCCGAGTCCGTCCAGTGGCTGGAGCAGCACCTCGCCAAGTACAAGGGCACCGTCGTGGCCGTCACCCACGACCGGTACTTCCTGGACAACGTCGCCGAGTGGATCCTGGAGCTCGACCGCGGCCGCGCCATCGCCTACGAGGGCAACTACTCCACCTACCTCGACAAGAAGGCCACCCGCCTCAAGGTCGAGGGCCAGAAGGACGTCAAGCGCGCCAAGCGGCTCAAGGAGGAGCTGGACTGGGTCCGCTCCAACGCCAAGGGCCGGCAGGCCAAGTCCAAGGCCCGTCTGACCCGTTACGAGGAGATGGCCGCCGAGGCCGAGAAGACCCGGAAACTGGACTTCGAGGAGATCCAGATCCCGCCGGGCCCGCGACTGGGCAACGTCGTCGTCGAGGTCGAGAAGCTCAACAAGGCCTTCGGCGACAAGGTCCTCATCGAGGACCTCTCCTTCACCCTGCCCCGCAACGGCATCGTCGGCGTGATCGGCCCCAACGGAGCCGGTAAGACGACCCTGTTCAAGATGATCCAGGGCATCGAGACGCCGGACTCGGGCTCGATCAAGGTCGGCGAGACGGTCAAGATCAGTTACGTCGACCAGAACCGCGCCAACATCGACCCGAAGAAGACCCTCTGGGCCGTCGTCTCCGACGAACTGGACTACATCAACGTCGGCCAGGTCGAGATGCCCTCCCGGGCCTATGTCTCCGCCTTCGGCTTCAAGGGCCCGGACCAGCAGAAGCCGGCCGGTGTCCTCTCCGGCGGCGAGCGCAACCGCCTCAACCTGGCGCTGACGCTCAAGCAGGGCGGCAACCTGCTGCTCCTCGACGAGCCGACCAACGACCTCGACGTCGAGACCCTCTCCTCGCTGGAGAACGCGCTGCTGGAGTTCCCCGGCTGCGCCGTGGTCGTCTCCCACGACCGCTGGTTCCTCGACCGCGTGGCGACGCACATCCTCGCCTACGAGGGCGACTCCAAGTGGTTCTGGTTCGAGGGCAACTTCGAGTCGTACGAGAAGAACAAGATCGAGCGGCTCGGCCCGGAGGCGGCCCGTCCGCACCGTGCCACGCACAAGAAGCTGACCCGGGGCTGAGTGTGCGACACGTCTACTCCTGCCCCCTGCGCTGGTCGGACATGGACGCCTTCGGCCATGTGAACAACGTGGTCTTCCTCCGCTACCTGGAGGAGGCGCGGGTCGACTTCATGTTCCGGCTGGCGCCGGGGGAGGGCAGCACGTCCTTCACCGGCGGCTCGGTGGTCGCCCGGCACGAGATCGACTACCTGCGGCCCCTGGTCCACCGCCACGAGCCGGTCACCGTCGAGACCTGGGTGACCAAGATCGGGGCGGCCTCGCTGACCGTCGCCTACGAGGTCAAGGACCGGGACCAGGTGTATGTCCGGGCCTCGACCATGATCGTCCCGTACAACCTCGCCGAGGGCCGGCCGCGCCGGATCACCGCCGAGGAACGCGCCTTCCTGGAGGCGTACACGGACGACGCCGCCGGCGGCCCCGACACCGGGAACCCGGAGGACGGCGGACCGGCCGGGGAGGCCGTCCCGGCATGACGGCGCTGCGCCTCGCGGACACCGGGGAGGCGGCGGACCTCGCCGCCTTCCTGGCCCGGCTGATCCACTACGACCGGGCCGCCGCGGTGCGCCTGCAGACCGGGGGCGGCGTGCTCGCCGTCTTCGGCCGGCCGGCGCCCTTCGAGGTCCTGGCGATCCGGACCGCCCGCCTCGCGGACGGACCCGCGGGCCCGTCCCGGGAGGGCGCCCCGGCGCCCGGCCGCCCGGGCGGGCTCGATCTGACGGTGTCCGCCGGTCAGCTGGCCGACGCCCTGGACGCGGCCTCCGGTGACGCGGCCGGCGGGGCGGACGTCGGCGTGCCCGGCAGTGTCACCGGCCCGCCCTGGGCCGGGGTGCTGCCGCCGCGCGGCGGCTGGCGGCAGCTGCCGGGGTTGCCCGGCCCTGAGGAGATCCGCGCCGCGCTGGCCGCCGCCGTGGCCGAGTTCCGCCGCCGCGACGAGGCGCTCCCCGAACCGCACCGCACCCGCGCCGAGCGCGACCGCATCGGACGCGAGATCTGGTCCCGCACCCTGGACGGCACCGGGCTTCCGCTGCGCGCCGCCCACGCCGCGCAGGCGCTCGGCTTCCTCCGCCCGGCCCCGGGAGGGAACGGGCCCGTCCCGGCCGGCCGCGGTGGTACGGGCCCAGCGGCGGGCGCGACGGCCACGGCCACCGCCGTCGCCCCGCGTACCGTCCCGGAACAGCCCCTGGCGCTGCTCGCCGCCGGCGACTGGCTCCGGCTCCGCACCCCGTACGGCTCGATCGCCGTGCGCGGCACCGCCCGGCCGGGGCTGCCCGTCACCCCGGTCTGACCGCCCCGGCACCGCCCGTCCCGGCCCGGGGTGGGTCCAGGCCCACCCCGGCCGGGGGCCTGCGGGGAGTGCCTGCCTCCTCCCGCCGCGCCCAGAATCGGGGCATGGTGAGGAACATGAAACGGGGACAACGGCAGGCCGCCGGGTGGCTGGCCGAGCGATGGCACGCGATGGGGCAGGGGGTGGCCGCGGCGCACCGGGCGGCGGACGCGACGCTGGCGGCCGCCGTGGCGGCCGTCGCCCTGGTGCTCACTTTCGGGCTGGGGCTGATCGTCGCCTGGCCACCCGCCGTCGAGCGGCTGCGCAGGGCGGCCGGCGCCGAAAGGCTCAGGCTCGGCCGGCGTACGGGCTCACCCATCCCGAGCCCGTACGCCCCGCTGCCCGCGGACGGCGGGGCGGAGGGCAGCGGCTGCGGATGGCCCGCGGCCTGGCGCGGCCCGCGGTACCGCAAGCTGGAGCGCACCTTCCAACGTTACCTCACCGACCCCGCGACCTGGCGCGATCTGCACTGGGCGGTGCTCAGCCCGGCACTCGCGCTGCTGGCCCTGCTGCCCGCGGCGGCCGTGGCCTACGGAACCCTCGGCCTGCTGCTGCCGGGCGCGCTGGGCGATCCGCACGGCGCCTCGGAGTGGCTCGGCTCGTTCCTCGGCGCCCGGGCTTCCGGCATCGGGTTCGGGCTGCTCTCCGTCGGCCTGGGGCTCTGGGCGGCACCGCCGCTGCTGCGGCTCCACGACCGGGTCTCCGAGGCCCTGCTCCGTCCCACCGGGAAGGCCGTGCTCGCCCTGCGGGTGCGGGAGCTGTCCGAGACCCGCACCGAGGCGGTCGACGCCCAGGCCGCCGAACTGCGGCGCATCGAGCGGGACCTGCACGACGGAGTGCAGGCCCGGCTGATCGCCGTCGGGCTCAACCTCGGGGCCATCGAGCAGCTCACGGAGAGCGACCCGGCCGCCGCCCGGATGATGGCCGCCCAGGCCCGGGAGTCCTCCGAGCGGGCCCTGGCCGAGCTGCGCGGACTGGTGCGCGGCATCCACCCGCCCGTCCTGGCCGAACGCGGACTGGTCGACGCCGTACGGGCGGTGGCCGTCGACAGCCCGCTCGACGCCGAGGTCACGGCCGACCTGGCGGGCGAGGTGCCGGCCGCGCTGCAGTCCGCCGTCTACTTCGCCGTGTGCGAGCTGCTCGCCAACGCCGCCCGCCACGCCGGTGCCGGACGGGTGTGGATCGACCTCCACACGGCGGAGCCGGGAACCCCCCGGGAGGCGCTGCGCGTCTCCGTGACCGACGACGGACACGGGGGCGCCGAACTCACCGACGGGGGCGGGCTGCGCGGCGTCGAACGCCGGCTCGCCGCCTTCGACGGCGTCCTCGCCCTGAGCAGTCCGCACGGCGGACCCACGATGCTGACCCTGGAGATACCGTGCGCGTTGTCCTCGCCGAGGACCTCTACCTCCTCCGAGAAGGCCTGATCCGGCTGCTGGAGGCCCACGGCTTCGAGATCGCGGCGGCCGTGGGCAGCGGCCCCGAGCTGGCCCGGGCGCTGCGCGAGGAACGGCCGGACGTGGCGGTGGTGGACGTCCGGCTGCCGCCGACGCAGACGGACGAAGGGCTGCAGGTCTCCCTGGCGGCCCGCCTCGAACAGCCCGGCCTGCCGGTGCTCGTCCTCTCCCAGCACATCGTGCAGTTGTACGCCCGTGAGCTGCTGGCCGACGGGCGGGGCGGGGTGGGTTACCTGCTGAAGGACCGGGTCTTCAACTCGGCACAGTTCGTGGACGGGGTGCGCCGGGTGGCGGAGGGCGGTACGGCCATGGACCCGGAAGTGATCGCCAAGCTCCTCGCCAGCAACGCCCGCGACGAACCGCTGGCCCGCCTCACCCCCCGCGAGCAGCAGGTGCTGGAACTGATGGCGGAGGGCCGGTCGAACGCCGCCATCGCCCGGGAACTGGTCCTGAGCGACGGGGCGGTCAGCAAGTACACGACCAGCATCTTCAACAAGCTCGACCTGGCGCCGTCGGAGGACGACAACCGGCGGGTGCGGGCGGTCCTCGCCTACCTGAGCGGCAAGCGGCGGCTGTGAGCCGGGGCCGGAGCCCGGCGGGCCCCGGCCCGGAACCCCGGCTCAGCGCCTTCGGGCGGGGGCCGGGGCCCCGGGGGCGGGGCGGGCTCCGGTGAGCCCCGCCCTCATGCCTCGTCGTCGGTGTTGATCAGTGTGGCGGCGGCGTACGTCAGGTAGTGCCAGAACTGCTCCTCGTGCTCCGGGGAGAGCTCCAGGTCCTCCAGCGCCGTGCGCATATGGCGCAGCCAAGCGTCGTGGGCCGCCCGGTTCACGGTGAAGGGCGCGTGCCGCATCCGCAGCCGGGGATGGCCGCGGTTGTCGCTGTACGTGGTGGGGCCGCCCCAGTACTGCATGAGGAAGAGGGCGAGCCGGTCCTCGGCCGGGCCCAGATCCTCCTCCGGGTACATCGGCCGCAGCAGGGGGTCCTCGGCGACCCCTTCGTAGAAGCGGTGCACCAGCCGCCGGAAGACCGGCTCCCCGCCGATCTGCTCGTAGAAGGTCTGCTCCTGAAGCGTGCCGCGCGGAATCCTTTTCACCCTTCCATGCTCTCAGACGCACCGGACGAAGTCCGGGGACGTAGGTCCCCCGCCCTCCGGGCCCCGGAGGACGGGGGAGGCGTCAGCCGCGGCGGACCGTGATGGTGGTCCAGGCTCCGACATGGACCCGGTCGCCCTCGCGCAGCGGGACGGGCACATACGGCTGGATCGGCTCCTCGCCGCCGTTGATGGTCGTGCCGTTGGTGGAGTCCTGGTCCACGACCGCCCAGTCGCCCTCGGGCTGCCGCACCAGCATCGCGTGCTGGTGGGAGACGCCCGGGTCCTCCGGGGACTGGGAGAGGTCGATGTCCGGGGCCTCGCCCGTGCTGTGCCGGCGCCGTCCGATGGTGATCTGGGGGCCGTCCAGCGGGAGGCGCTGCTCGGGCGAGTACGCGGGCAGGTTCAGCTGGGCCGCCTCGGGGCCGCTGCGGGACAGCATCGCCGTGAAGTACTCCCGGTCCGGGGCGATGACGGCCACCCACTCCGCCCCGGCCGCGGGCGGACGGGGCGGCTGGGGCCCGTCCTGCCGCCGGTCCTCGGGCCCGGGCGGCGGGGCGCCGTAGCCGGGGCCGCCTCCGTAGCCGGCGTGGTCACCGAAGGCGGGGTCCTCCCCGAAGGCGGGGGCGGGCGGCTGCGGCGGGTGCTGCCGCTGCGCTGCCGGTCCGGGTGGCGGCAGGGTCCAGTCGTGCTCGGGGAAACCCTGGCCGGGCGGCGCGGGGGCCGGCGGGGGCGGCGGGAACCCGCCGGGCGGGCCGGCCTCCCGGGGCGGCGCGGGCGGCGCCTGCTGCGGGGCGGACTGCCGGGGGCCCGCGTCGGGGGCCGGGGGTTCGCCGGGCCGGCCGGGCTGTTGGGGCGGCTGACCGGGGTAGCCGGAGTCCTGCGGAGGCCGGCCCGGCTGCGGCGGCTGGTGCTGCTGTTGCTGGTGGTGCTGGGCCGGCGGCTGCTGGAAGGCGGGCGGGAGCAGGCTCTGGCCGGGCTGCTGCGGAGGCGGCGGGAAGCCGCCCTGCGGCGGGGCGTCGAAGGCGTGACCGCACTCGGTGCAGAAGGACGCCCGCGCCTCCCGGGGCCTGCGGCAGCGCGGGCACTGCTCCGGCTGGGAGCCGGGCGCGCCGGGCGGCATGCCGTACGGGCCCGGGCCCTGGGGCGGAGGGCCGGGCGGCGGCTGCTGGGGGGCGGGGTAGCCGTAGCCGCCGGGGGAGCCCTGCGGTCCCGGGGCGCCGTGCGGTCCGGGACCGCCCTGCCGGTCTCCGCCGGGAGCGGGCGG from the Streptomyces xinghaiensis S187 genome contains:
- a CDS encoding GTPase codes for the protein MAFTADRPEDADHPPSGTDTAEPRPAEQAPPLLPTARAEEDRRPSPATGEDAGPGPEPRPEPCAPAGREEGGEPGSDTGTGAGQGDGDGEGAGAHAEHRTAGRGADGPNARTDDAERETALGDGARAGGAPSGPGDNAAGSASTAPEPAPSAPRGEEHRYETMPAPARERTPEPQVPEDLAWNDGLIARRAPWARVTRPARPFDVERIRPDDRPDNRPEGTAGALGETKPGSGDGGRAGAAGESGTASAAQDLPAAPPPPHTGFSRPLRTRLEALRELVGLSAARLDAHTLAEAGHVLDEAVARHRLSLDHTVVALAGAGGSGKSTLFNALAGAPVSEAGIRRPTTTAPLACTWSDGADGLLDRLGVPSALRRRAPRRTHEQWPGLVPGPQPEDAGGPAPNLDGLVLLDLPDHDSALPGHRRQVDRLLGLVDAVVWVVDPEKYADAVLHERYLRPLAGYDEVTFVVLNQTDRLPGDATHRVLHDLRRLLDEDGLAVGEHGEPGAVVLALSALTGEGVGELREQLARFVAARTAAERRLAADVDGAADRLEPVCLAEGWTGLSARGREEFEDRLAASVGAAAAGQAAERAWLSRAEQACGTPWTRLRHRRASGRSPVPPAAALPAADGPAATAETGTAPDSATDSATDTGTDTGTGTGTGSGEPGARAARAVVEQAVRNLAGDATAGLPEPWARAVLDTAVSGTEGLAEALDRAAVRPLPGVRPARPRWWAAVSATQWLLLALQAAAAVWLVAVLTAGPAGDWPRPALLLAAASLGGPLLARVCRLAARGPARLHGRDTERWLRDASAACGRSRVLEPVAAELLRYREARAQHAVTAGGPGLL
- a CDS encoding single-stranded DNA-binding protein, with amino-acid sequence MNETVLTVTGNAATRVDCWEAADGLMVARFRLAATARRWDRQREAWTDGHTSFFTVWTRRTLAANVAASVTVGEPLIVRGRLRVREQEHEGRQRLSADIDATAVGHDLSRGTSAFHRVSRSVPELTARRAAAAQGRPGAPPGMPAGAVAGAPERAAGAEPAAGGRPRADSSPPRSGAGP
- a CDS encoding Cys-Gln thioester bond-forming surface protein yields the protein MISVRRRGSARLAAAVLASGLVAAGAIATAAPAVADDTVPFEGGVTATLNGLEVFDDAVITHKDGKKQKVGAGLFGMTVNGGGSLQTYCIDIANPTQKKAQYEEKSWDQTSLHNNADAGKIRWILQNSYPQVNDLAALAEAAGAGSLTEKTAAAGTQVAIWRYSDQANVEAKNPEAEKLADYLEKSAQNLEEPKASLILDPPAVSGKPGDRLGPIKVQTNAESATVEPGAAAADVKVVDKNGQPVTSIANGGELFFDVPTDTPAGSTSLNVKATTKVEVGRAFASPTKSQTQILAGSSESTVTATATAEWAKTGAVPAVSATENCTKGGVDVTASNEGDEPFTFELGGQKHTIEAGKSETVTLPVKEDQAYKFTITGPNGFEKTFEGVLDCETVGTDEGPVPSSEPSPATAGGSGDEAGDADSDAPAGEGDLAETGSSSATPVIAGVAFALVLAGGATVFLLRRKKAATAGE
- the ettA gene encoding energy-dependent translational throttle protein EttA yields the protein MAEFIYTMRKTRKAHGDKVILDDVTLSFLPGAKIGVVGPNGAGKSTVLKIMAGLEQPSNGDAFLTPGYSVGMLLQEPPLDETKTVLENVQDGVRETIDQLQRFNEIAEQMATDYSDALLEEMGKLQEKLDHANAWELDSQLEQAMDALGCPPGDWSVTTLSGGERRRVALCKLLLEAPDLLLLDEPTNHLDAESVQWLEQHLAKYKGTVVAVTHDRYFLDNVAEWILELDRGRAIAYEGNYSTYLDKKATRLKVEGQKDVKRAKRLKEELDWVRSNAKGRQAKSKARLTRYEEMAAEAEKTRKLDFEEIQIPPGPRLGNVVVEVEKLNKAFGDKVLIEDLSFTLPRNGIVGVIGPNGAGKTTLFKMIQGIETPDSGSIKVGETVKISYVDQNRANIDPKKTLWAVVSDELDYINVGQVEMPSRAYVSAFGFKGPDQQKPAGVLSGGERNRLNLALTLKQGGNLLLLDEPTNDLDVETLSSLENALLEFPGCAVVVSHDRWFLDRVATHILAYEGDSKWFWFEGNFESYEKNKIERLGPEAARPHRATHKKLTRG
- a CDS encoding thioesterase family protein, whose protein sequence is MRHVYSCPLRWSDMDAFGHVNNVVFLRYLEEARVDFMFRLAPGEGSTSFTGGSVVARHEIDYLRPLVHRHEPVTVETWVTKIGAASLTVAYEVKDRDQVYVRASTMIVPYNLAEGRPRRITAEERAFLEAYTDDAAGGPDTGNPEDGGPAGEAVPA
- a CDS encoding sensor histidine kinase is translated as MVRNMKRGQRQAAGWLAERWHAMGQGVAAAHRAADATLAAAVAAVALVLTFGLGLIVAWPPAVERLRRAAGAERLRLGRRTGSPIPSPYAPLPADGGAEGSGCGWPAAWRGPRYRKLERTFQRYLTDPATWRDLHWAVLSPALALLALLPAAAVAYGTLGLLLPGALGDPHGASEWLGSFLGARASGIGFGLLSVGLGLWAAPPLLRLHDRVSEALLRPTGKAVLALRVRELSETRTEAVDAQAAELRRIERDLHDGVQARLIAVGLNLGAIEQLTESDPAAARMMAAQARESSERALAELRGLVRGIHPPVLAERGLVDAVRAVAVDSPLDAEVTADLAGEVPAALQSAVYFAVCELLANAARHAGAGRVWIDLHTAEPGTPREALRVSVTDDGHGGAELTDGGGLRGVERRLAAFDGVLALSSPHGGPTMLTLEIPCALSSPRTSTSSEKA
- a CDS encoding response regulator transcription factor, giving the protein MRVVLAEDLYLLREGLIRLLEAHGFEIAAAVGSGPELARALREERPDVAVVDVRLPPTQTDEGLQVSLAARLEQPGLPVLVLSQHIVQLYARELLADGRGGVGYLLKDRVFNSAQFVDGVRRVAEGGTAMDPEVIAKLLASNARDEPLARLTPREQQVLELMAEGRSNAAIARELVLSDGAVSKYTTSIFNKLDLAPSEDDNRRVRAVLAYLSGKRRL
- a CDS encoding globin, whose protein sequence is MKRIPRGTLQEQTFYEQIGGEPVFRRLVHRFYEGVAEDPLLRPMYPEEDLGPAEDRLALFLMQYWGGPTTYSDNRGHPRLRMRHAPFTVNRAAHDAWLRHMRTALEDLELSPEHEEQFWHYLTYAAATLINTDDEA
- a CDS encoding FHA domain-containing protein; translated protein: MPTCPNGHQSGSDNWCEVCGLLMPGAGAPAGSAQHAPPPPPPAPGGPPPAPGGDRQGGPGPHGAPGPQGSPGGYGYPAPQQPPPGPPPQGPGPYGMPPGAPGSQPEQCPRCRRPREARASFCTECGHAFDAPPQGGFPPPPQQPGQSLLPPAFQQPPAQHHQQQQHQPPQPGRPPQDSGYPGQPPQQPGRPGEPPAPDAGPRQSAPQQAPPAPPREAGPPGGFPPPPPAPAPPGQGFPEHDWTLPPPGPAAQRQHPPQPPAPAFGEDPAFGDHAGYGGGPGYGAPPPGPEDRRQDGPQPPRPPAAGAEWVAVIAPDREYFTAMLSRSGPEAAQLNLPAYSPEQRLPLDGPQITIGRRRHSTGEAPDIDLSQSPEDPGVSHQHAMLVRQPEGDWAVVDQDSTNGTTINGGEEPIQPYVPVPLREGDRVHVGAWTTITVRRG